The Pungitius pungitius chromosome 10, fPunPun2.1, whole genome shotgun sequence DNA window GGCAATCTTCAAGTAGGAAGCAAAGGTGGACGTGCCATATATTGGTGTAATATTCTCTGTTCTCCACCAGGGGTCCactcctctggttgcaaaaacaagtctatgagaaaatgtcaTGGAGCTGTCTGGCTTCAATCAAGTGTATTTTAACACAGCATGATGCTCACTGAGTTTATTATGGTCCCATTTAGAATGTAATAGACATAAAGTTACCTTGTGATTGACCGGTCAGTACCACGCTGGGCCTTGATACAGGCAAAGCATTTTATATCTGAATTTGGTTAACAGACTAGGAGATCGGATGAAATCACCTCATTAATGGATTTAGACAAACTGAAAAAAGGTAGCAGAAGGTTAAAAGAACGAGTGAGAAgctacatttgaaaaaacaacgcGCTTTCAACGCGCTCATCATTTAGGTCAAAGCCTCAGCCTGTCCACATGTGACAGTTTAAGGAAGGAAGATAGATGAGCAACACATGCAGATGTTCTGTAATTCTCTACATGTGGTGGTCCTTATCTCCTGGAAGTGCAAGGCACTAAGTATAAACTCTGTGATGTCATTTTAGTTGAGGATGTGCTTGTATTTGACATATAATCCAATACCACCGATctcacaaccaaacacacacacacacagatgtgtatTTAGATTTACATGCATTAATGAAAGGTTATTTAAGCAATACGTTCAAGTTCAATCAATCCAAGCACAATTACATGCTTCAAAGGAATAATCCATTCAAACCACTCACACAGCAATACTAACATGTTCGTTTTCTAATACCGTGGCTAACTACTAACTAACTAACGTAACAAACTTCTTGCTAACAAGTTTGCAAGCTGGAAAACACACTTATCCACCAATCCAGCCCCAGCTGTCATTAAAGGAGAAGGTCTCAGCATCTCACCTTGCTCTCTGGAGATGTCCGGCTTGTACCAGAACTTGGACGTGTCCTGGACAAACTTGACGTTCAGCCTGCTTTCAGGACTTCCATCTGCAATAAggacaaaacaaatgttataGAACGGAAGtgacagaaagaaacaaaaaacagaagacaacCCCTTCAGTTAATGTTTCCTTACCGGACATGTTAAACCTGGAGAAGTCGGAGAGGGTGTGGAAGTACCCGGGGTTTCCTCCTCCACTCATCGGGGACATCATCTTCCCGTTCAGCGTGCCGTGGGACACCCCTCCGTTCGGTCGATCGCCGCTCGACATGCGTCTCTTCTCTGGAAGCTGCGGCTGGAAACCAGGGGCGGGGCTGCCCTGCCGGAACCCTGCACCCATCCCCATCATGCCCCCATCTTGGTAGCTTGCAGGTGAGATGGGgaaggagggagtggggggtcCCTGGTAGCCGGATGAGCTGCTCTGTCGTGACAGGTTCCCGTGCCTCTCGTCTGGGGTGGTGTAACCGCTGTGCATGGGGTGACGGTCCAGACTGGGGCTTCTCTGGGACACCTGCGATACAGAGGGGTGCGGTCCCAGAACTGGACTTCCTTGGGAGTGTGTGATCGACGGCTGCCTGCTGAGGACCGGGCTCCGCTGGGACCCCTGTCCCAAAGAGGCCTGTCTGCTGAGGACCGGGCTGCTCTGAGCCCCCTGGGACGGCCGACGGCCCAGAACGGGGCTCCCACCGACACCCAGCGTAGCCACATCAAAGCCGTTAGCTGGGGATGTGAGCTGGGCCGTGATGGAAGCCTCTGGGACGGCACACGGACGCGGCTGCAGGAGGGGGTTGTAAGTGGATCCGGGGGCGTTGGTCCGATGCTGCGGACTGCGGGGGCGGCTCAGCATCGTCTGGGATGCTTCCGGGGTGAGTGGGCCAGAATCTGTGGCCATATAACTCCCCAGCAGGGCGTTGGGGCCAAGGTAGGAGGAGGTCGGGGAGATGGAATCTAGGTAGGAGGAAGTAGGGGTATTCAGGGCTTGATATGAGGGGGTGGGAGTGGGGTAGGCACTCTCTGTGGCATGGGAGCGGAAGCCCGAATCAGTAGTGGGTTGGGACGGAGTGCTGACACTGCAAGAAAATTGAAAACACGTCTTAGACTTGGTTGACAAGGTACAGCAAAGCAGAAGCCACCATTATGCATTGGCCTCACCCCAGGGAGCTCTGGATGGGGCTGCTGCTGGACAAAGGTTGGTTCAGCGGGTGGGATGTGGGACTTGGACTCCTCTGCTGGGCTGTAGTCTCTCCCGAGGGGCTGAGGCTACGAGGGGACGTTGAATGCTCTCCCCCTGCCGCCCTGGCCACAGACTCAACGTAGCTTCTtggagctgagagagagagaggattgtTCTGTGAGCCACACATGTATGCTTTGTAGTTCCCTTTAGCTTGGTGGCATTGTATTTAAGTGACATCAAGCCAATGTCTCAGGAGGACGATGAACACCGAATGGCACAATGTTGAAATATTAGGCTGTAAATTGGCTGTGGATGGGACTCTTTTCCAGAGAGAAATGGAAGATTTGTGGTGGAGGAGACAAGAACGTTGATGATCGCTGGCATTGGAGCAGCACGCTTACCTTCCTCACTCTCACTGCTCTCATCTTCTGTGGAGCGTTATTGGAGACAATCGAGAGAAACAGAAGAGTGTAAAGGGACAGAGGCAGATTAAGGTGGGAGGTGGGGAGAATGTGGTTTTTTCTGTGCCGTTTTCAGGAACCAAACAACTAAGAATGGGAAAGTTAATTTTAGGTAAGGATTTAAGAAGAATTGCCCCAAAATGTCCATATAAATCcatttttagtgtttttcagctgatcaaaaataaacacattttagttttttttttttaaaacagacgtCTGATAAAGCGATGGCAACAACCAACCTGAGCCCGTTTGATTGAGGAGGATCTCTGCTGGGTTGTGGGGCTTCAAACCCAGCGCTGACAGTGGAGTCTTAGCAAGACCAGGAGGGGACCGACCTGAAGACAATGGGACACTTCAACACACAGCATCATACGCAACATTTTGACAGCTGCTTCCTGTTGACACAGTATAACTGtgatttatcatttttttcactGAATTAGAGAACCTTTTCAGAATTGTTCCTATTTTCATATGGCCgactgtcattttctttttcagacaACAATCTTGCTCTCTTAAAGTAGACTTTAGTGTTGATAATCCTATAATAACACACAGGTAAACAGCTGTCAAGACAGTACAGCATTAACACAGCTTAACGCACAGGAACAATCATGCTATTTTGGAGGTGAAAAACATGCATTTGACTAAAACAATGTGACCTCACTCTACCATGCACAGAGTGAAGCTCGGGCTGCACACAAAGCAGAGATGGGCAACATGGAATAAAAAGGCATTGGTTCCCCAGGAATAGTAGAGGAGGAAGGCCAGTCAAAATTGCTACTGTCAATTTTTCTGAAACTCAAATAGCCCGTGAAATGTCCCAGGAGGACCACATCGCCTTTGGTCCAACCCTGAAGACAAATGGCCTTTGTTGCGGAGGCCTATTGCTctaaaagtaaactttcccTGCAACAAATACCTGCACAGCGCTAATCGCCATGCAGAGTGACGCCATTGGACCTTCCAGAGTTTTCTTGCATCTTCTTACTTATTGACATGTGTGGTTGGGTCGGTTAGGGTTGGGCATGAGGTGGAGGATCAGGTCATAGCTTTGTCGGGACCACAGGGGCATTCTGGGTTACAATTGACCATGTGCTTCTGTTCCCTACACAGGGTTTGTACTTTCAGAGAACCGGCCCTATTGACGATGGGAGTTTGTTTCTGGGAATAACGGGCCTTCTCACAAATGGGCTTTTGGTCAGATGATTTCTTGGGAATAATGGGCCATGCGGAAATTGTCAACATTCATCCATGTTCCTTTGAATCAAATGAAGCCACATAGTCATCAGTGTCCATGAAGAATCAGGCCCTTTGATACACTACATTACCACTGTAAGGCCTATTTAGATCTACACTGCTACAACCCCCCCACACTGTACATGTGTTCCATTCAACAGTCAGCTCTGCATTTATGGACCCATAACAATACCAACTATTGCTTTATTCCCCTCCAAACACAAATAATGATATGAGGTGGAGGGAGGCTACCTTAGGTGCAAACACATATTACTAGCACAATTATCAAAAGACAAGACATGAATGTGTGGGTAATAaaggctgctgggggggggcaggcaggatGTTTGTGGGGAAACAAGGCAGCAAACAtgacaacagcaacacaaagagcagcagcagagagactgGAAGCCTGTCTTTGGCTGATGTGTGATGCTGATTGGAGATTCTTTTATATCATAAGTATCTGTTTATCAGCAAAAGACTTGCAGGTAGTTACCAGCATATCTGATCCTACTTTGGGTACACAGTGTCGCTTGTGCTGCTCTCATGCCAAGCAGTGCAGAACTGTGATGGTGATGGGTGGAGCTCACTTGAGGGACAGGGATGGGGGCTCCGTTTGGCTGACATTGTGGGACAGCGGTGCGCCGGTAGAGAGACGAGCTTCCTCCACTTACCAAAGCATccaaatgaattatttgttcTTACCACAGACTTTTAATCGTGGTTGGTgtacgcgggggggggggggggggcaactgaaAACCTGGTAAAGTGATTTGAGGACTACTGCAAGATAACTGTTACTGAAATAAGTGTCACGTGCACCAATCAAGTCACTAAGCCGCACCTTTTTCATGTAACTGCAAACTAGTCTCAGAATGGAGACTCTGACAAATAAAACTCATATTTATCAAATTGTTCTCAATGTGTCTTAGTCAATCAATCAAGAATAAAGATTATTAATTCATGGCAATGAAGGTTACAAATTAGTGTCTCTGTGTACTGTGCGATGTGGTGTGAAGGACTGTTATGGGTGTGGCCTTGGAGGACCGGATGATGTCACTGTTGCCTAACACCCTACCCTACTCTAGTGTGGAGTGCATGTGATACTGCAAAAGGGCCAGTTGGGAGAGAGCAGGAGTCTTTGCTATTTTTGACACTTTGAGTAAACATGTTGTTCTTGTGAGAACAATTTACTCTTTGTGAAAAAGTTGTACTGAAAAAGCACTTGGATTTTTTAGCTATTTAAAGTGACGGTTCATGTATCTAACTGTAAAAACTAAAAGATTAGATGCCGTTTGCACATAGAACCTTCAGTTAGAATTGAATGGAAACGGTGTTTTTAAGGCCGAGCTGCACAGGGCCCTCTGTCAGCCAGAGGGGGGACTTACACAGGTTGAAGTAAGGGGTTTGCGGTGAGATGGGGAAGGCAGGGGTTTGGGGAAACACCTCACCACCAACAATGGGTGTAGGACTTATGGTGCCACCCTCCATCTCCTCGAAGGCCTCGCGGTAGCTGTGCATGTTTCTCTGAGGAGTAGAATCCAAAAACACATATCAACACGCAGAGAAAAAGAGCGACGTACGCCGTTCCGAATTGTACGCTCTCTACCTCCTTAGGGCGTCCGCCGGGGTTCATGGCGATGGCGTTGGCAAACTCTGGAGAAACACAgcggacgggcgaccgcagtgGGGCGTCTACAGAGGGGTCGTCATCAGAGGCGCTCTGCTGCTGGCCCTCGCTGCAGATGCGATGGCGGGGAAGCGTTGCCGGGTCATCCGGGGACACCGAACGGGCCTGCACGCCTGGCACGACACACAAGTGGAGTGTTCAAATTCAGCAAGGGTTGGTCACTAGTGCTCCATCTCACTTCTTCCATCAGGCGATGCCATCACAGTCATTACAGGTTAATGGTTGTCAGCCATTGTGAATGCTCATCGCAGGGGCCATTGTGTGCATTTTGCTTGTGGTTCTCAAAAATGTTTaagaaaacatgcacacacgagGTTAATGCAGAAGCCCATTGGATCTAGCCACCCCTTTAAGCATCATGATAAGCAATTATTGTTTGGAatagaaacacaacacacattatCAGGAATTTCTGATCCACTTGTGCAACTTGTGTTGGTTATTTAACGTGTCAATGGGGCGGGATCTGGCTGAACCTCAAAGCAGCCATTAAGCTCATTTGAGTTAATCTGGTTTCAACTGAGAAGGGAAAAGCTACCAGCATAAAACAAACAGGATTTAAGTTAAGAGTTTTATGCTAAGATGCAATGTCATTGACTGGCTGCTGAAGATAGAAACGCATGAAAAGCTTGCCAAAGCTGCATGGCCCATTTGAAAGAATAGCACTGGCTGCTCTGTGTCCTTTGGAACAAAATCGATGGGAGGAAACAACGAGAGAACAATGGGTTTaagaaacaagaggaaaaccAGCGGTGTTGTTGGTGCTGAGGCAGCTCGCCATGTGATATTTCTAGAACCAGTCGGATGAAAAGTATGTTGGGTGGACCCCAAGTTCATTTCTTACTTCTTTCTTCAAGCTTCTCTATCACACTGACATAAGAACATGCCTTTGCCAAGATGGAGGGAAACCAAAAAGCTGATAAAGACCTTAAAATATGACTGTGTGGAAAGATCAGTGTGTATAGATCAGCTGTGGAGATTTGAACTGTTAAATAGGAATGAAAGGAGCAGTATTAAACCTGCAGCTTCTGTGTGTAAATCAATgcacttctttttaaatgtgtcctTTTTCACACAAAAGACGAATAAGCCCTCTGTCAGAATGCTTGGTGTTGGCGAAGTCCTGCGATAGAAAATCTTGGAACTGACATGACAGCATGTCAGCAGTCAACACCCCAAAACAGAAACACGCCCACCATCACACCGAGCCCTGAAACTGGGAACCAGATGTACCCACGATGCACTGCTCAGCAGCACAGTACTGTCAAACACTGAGCTGTTGCCCTAGCAACCGCTAATGGTTTCCAGCTGGACGACTGGAGATTCTCGAGGACCGACTGTTCTCAGCTATTTAGAATCCAGTCATCATGTGACTGTGGCTTGATTCAAAAAACGTTAACTTGTTGGGTTGTGTACACAAGTGAACGCCTGCAACTGGGCGAGGTCCTCTAAGGTGAGAGAGAAGGGCTCCTTTCCTGTCAAAGTGTCTTTATACTCTTCTAAACGGTGCTTGTAGGACAGAAACGTCATGATGACGTTTATTCCCACAAGATCACCCCCGTTTGACGTTGTGTTGCATCACAAAAAGGGAGGCTGAATGCAAGCAATCCTTCCTACAGACACATGTTCCCAACAAGGACGCAGGGGTCTCTCCTAGATTTGGGTCCATTGCTTGGCTTTGTAAATCTTCTAAATAGTGTGAGTGAATAAAAGCGGCCGTGAATGAAGGCAGTGTATCCTCGCCTCGCTATTGTTCCCAGAGTTTGGCTGAATGGATCTTGTGACATGTACTCTCCTGGCGAGGGACAGAGGCTCCTTTGTGCCTCCCTGGTCTAGCTCATGTGAAACTTTGACATTATCCCATTTGGATGGGTTTCTTTCCGACACGATAGTGGAGGTAACGCCTAACCTCCTAAAACTGGAGCTCAGAACAAACAGGAATGAAGGGTGAGTATGTACCAAGAGAGGGGTtagtttgatgatgatgatgatgatgatcacaaAGGGAAGAAGAGTAAGTGAAATAAAACGAGGAGTAGCAGCAGATGGGGCAATAAACAACAAATGCAAAAGGATTCAATACAAATCAAAGCCCACCGCACTCCAAAGCAAATGAGGTACAGACTTAAACTTGGACTACTTGAAGGAACACTTGAAAAAAGGAGCTCTCCTTTCTGTTAAAGGGTTCCTTCAGACAGGCTGGAAGAACCAACCCGAGAAGGAGTGAGAACGGTGGTGCTCAGACTGAGAAGAGCTCATGCTGGGGAGGACACTTTGGACACGAGCCGAGAATTCTGGGTAAACAGATGGATGATGACAGAAAGGAGAATGATAATGACAAAGTAGAAAGGAAATGGAACTCAAGCGAGACGAAGTctctaatgaaaaatgtaaatgactgATAGTGTTGATATATATAAAAAGCTCAATCCTGTCATCACTTTTGTCTTTTGGGGCCTGAACAAATCATAAAAAATGAGGACTTCTATGATACATCTGGTTGAGAGCAATCAGACTATCTCAcatcaaaataaactaaacttaaCAGTGTTAAACTACCATTTAGAATTGCATAATGTGGACAATAACAGCCATGCATTGCTCATCTATCACTGCTATATGTTGTATGTATGCAGGATGACAGTCAACCTGCTGCACTGGAGAACACTTCCTGTTTGGGACGGATGAGGTGACATTCAGGAACACAGATAAGCACACAGCAGGTACATGTGTGCACAATAGTGGTGGCATCAACATTACTCTTCAGTAAATGTTCTGTCCTGCACCAAAACGAACTGCTATATTGAATAATGCTTAGTCTCTACTTGTCCGGTGCCCGATTGGCCGAAAGCTTCGACTGTCGCATTCCTTCttgtggcaaaaaaataaaaataaaaacttggaACTGGAAAATGATATAATGAAAGTTAAAATAATTAACTAAATGTAGAGTTTGGGTACTTCTTGAGCAAAATAATAATGGAAGCTACATTTCTGTGGTGTGATCCTAACGGACTATGAAACTCTTTAAAACAAGCCACACGGGCAATAAGATTCTATGTGAATGAGATAGAAACTATGACATGGACATGAACTTACCAGCCACCCTCTGGGCCACCAGACCTTCAACGTTGAAGACTTCATCTTGCTCACTGTCCCTCGGCGGTGGTGGTCTCTGGGGCTCAGAGACCTCTCCGGACTGGGACGATGTGCTTGGCGGGTAGTTGTTGATGGGCTTGAGTTGGAAGTGACCGACTACAGAGGGGGAGGCGTGTTGGGAAAGACTGCTTCCAGCCCTCTCAGATGTGTAACACACATCGGGCGTACTAGGCTTCCCAGGTGAGACGTGAGCCTTTGACGAACAGCTGACCAGGCTGGGGCCAGAAAAGTGAGCGTGAGAGGTCGCATCGACCTTGGAGGAGGGCCGGGGTTGGCTTTGGGAGAAGGACGGCTGGGTGGTCACCACTAAATTGTTTTCCCGCAGCGGCGCACTTTGTGACTTTGGCACCAGCGGACGGCCTGGCTCCAGGTTCATCATAAGGAGATTAAGAGTTTCAATAGATTGCTCAATTTCATGCTGGGAGGCGCTGTGGCGATGAGGGAATTGTGGGAGGCTGTGGTGGCTGGGCATCCCTGCTGCCGCTGGGGGGGGACTAAAGGTGAGGCCTTCAGTGACTGGCTCCTCTGGTACACCGAACTGCTGCCACACAAGACCCCGCTGGACGGCCTCCCTGCTACTGGTGGTGCGGGTGGGGGCTTGTGGCAGAGAGATGGGCTCTGCACCAAATGACTGGGAGTGGTTCAAACTGCTTTGCATCAGAGCGACGGGTTTGTTGGATTTGGCGCCGTGCGTCCTGGCGGCTTCCAGCGGCTTTTCTGGGACACTGCGCTCCAGATACGCCACGTGGTCCTGACCGTTGACCAGTGACTGCGGCTGGTAGTACAGATCGGCTGGTGTAGCCCGACCTTCTGTGGAGGAGAATGTCCCCAGACTGTCCACACTGTTGCCCTCTTGACTGATGGGCAGCTCATCATCCAAAATGTCTGTCTCACGGTCGATGCTGCCGTGCCCGTTGACGTGGACCTGGGCAGGAACCAGGTGCAGCACGCCTCCAACGGCCGAGGTCGGGGTAGACGGGTAGCCCTGCCGATGCATGGGACCCTCCAAACCactcagcagctgctccagctcctgttTCTCCTGGGGACTGATCGGTTGTTGAGCAGGAGGAGCGTGGTGATGGACCGATTGTACTTCCTCAGCAGCAGGAACGGCCGTCTGGCTCACCGCGGAAGCCT harbors:
- the tns1b gene encoding tensin-1 isoform X1, which translates into the protein MGLDVRARMGCTVSFICCEEDFLQMPGFQHEEKEKNEGPNRPEELEALHSHTFRVKTFKKAKPCGACQQTISQDGLICRVCRVACHKKCEVKVSSSCVPATNYELAPSSDLPLKHLDTMGSTKSSKSMESRRRPSRSTSLLQALDESYELDLIYITERIISVSFPGSVEEQSYAANLREVASMLRSKHGHSYLLFNLSEKRYDISEHNPKVLDFGWPDHHAPALDKICSICKAMDTWLSADSHNVVVIHNKGNRGRTGVVVAAYMHYSNISASADQALDRFAMKRFYEDKVLPVGQPSQKRYVEYFSGLLSGHIKINNKPLFLHHVILHGIPNFESKGGCRPFLKIYQAMQPVYTSGIYNVQGDSQTSICITIEPGLLLKGDILLKCYHKRYRSPCRDVIFRVQFHTCAVHDLGIVFGKDELDETFKDDRFPEYGKVEFIFSFGPEKIHGVDQLENGPSVSVDYNTQDPLIRWDSYENFNQNCEDTTDEVIHTEGPLDGSLYAKVRKKECVEGSGTANGLPPTAADHALPAVDHALSVSSDSGNSTASIKTDRTDEVTLAPQASAVSQTAVPAAEEVQSVHHHAPPAQQPISPQEKQELEQLLSGLEGPMHRQGYPSTPTSAVGGVLHLVPAQVHVNGHGSIDRETDILDDELPISQEGNSVDSLGTFSSTEGRATPADLYYQPQSLVNGQDHVAYLERSVPEKPLEAARTHGAKSNKPVALMQSSLNHSQSFGAEPISLPQAPTRTTSSREAVQRGLVWQQFGVPEEPVTEGLTFSPPPAAAGMPSHHSLPQFPHRHSASQHEIEQSIETLNLLMMNLEPGRPLVPKSQSAPLRENNLVVTTQPSFSQSQPRPSSKVDATSHAHFSGPSLVSCSSKAHVSPGKPSTPDVCYTSERAGSSLSQHASPSVVGHFQLKPINNYPPSTSSQSGEVSEPQRPPPPRDSEQDEVFNVEGLVAQRVAEFSARVQSVLPSMSSSQSEHHRSHSFSGVQARSVSPDDPATLPRHRICSEGQQQSASDDDPSVDAPLRSPVRCVSPEFANAIAMNPGGRPKERNMHSYREAFEEMEGGTISPTPIVGGEVFPQTPAFPISPQTPYFNLCRSPPGLAKTPLSALGLKPHNPAEILLNQTGSEDESSESEEAPRSYVESVARAAGGEHSTSPRSLSPSGETTAQQRSPSPTSHPLNQPLSSSSPIQSSLGVSTPSQPTTDSGFRSHATESAYPTPTPSYQALNTPTSSYLDSISPTSSYLGPNALLGSYMATDSGPLTPEASQTMLSRPRSPQHRTNAPGSTYNPLLQPRPCAVPEASITAQLTSPANGFDVATLGVGGSPVLGRRPSQGAQSSPVLSRQASLGQGSQRSPVLSRQPSITHSQGSPVLGPHPSVSQVSQRSPSLDRHPMHSGYTTPDERHGNLSRQSSSSGYQGPPTPSFPISPASYQDGGMMGMGAGFRQGSPAPGFQPQLPEKRRMSSGDRPNGGVSHGTLNGKMMSPMSGGGNPGYFHTLSDFSRFNMSDGSPESRLNVKFVQDTSKFWYKPDISREQAIGLLREREPGAFVIRDSHSFRGAYGLAMKVASPPPTAHQSKKGDVTNELVRHFLIESSPKGVKLKGCPNEPYFGCLSALVYQHAITPLALPCKLLIPTTDLTEEVPEVAAPNPLAERLKQGADTHVIPVQRAPADSHACNVLYINSVDMESLTGPQAVAKAISETLAAASPAVATVVHFKVSSQGITLTDNQRKLFFRRHYPTNTVTFCDTDPQDRKWSKPEGGTAKLFGFVARKQGSTTDNVSHLFAEMDPDQPASAIVNFVLKMIASHKR
- the tns1b gene encoding tensin-1 isoform X5, with the protein product MGLDVRARMGCTVSFICCEEDFLQMPGFQHEEKEKNEGPNRPEELEALHSHTFRVKTFKKAKPCGACQQTISQDGLICRVCRVACHKKCEVKVSSSCVPATNYELAPSSDLPLKHLDTMGSTKSSKSMESRRRPSRSTSLLQALDESYELDLIYITERIISVSFPGSVEEQSYAANLREVASMLRSKHGHSYLLFNLSEKRYDISEHNPKVLDFGWPDHHAPALDKICSICKAMDTWLSADSHNVVVIHNKGNRGRTGVVVAAYMHYSNISASADQALDRFAMKRFYEDKVLPVGQPSQKRYVEYFSGLLSGHIKINNKPLFLHHVILHGIPNFESKGGCRPFLKIYQAMQPVYTSGIYNVQGDSQTSICITIEPGLLLKGDILLKCYHKRYRSPCRDVIFRVQFHTCAVHDLGIVFGKDELDETFKDDRFPEYGKVEFIFSFGPEKIHGQGVDQLENGPSVSVDYNTQDPLIRWDSYENFNQNCEDTTDEVIHTEGPLDGSLYAKVRKKECVEGSGTANGLPPTAADHALPAVDHALSVSSDSGNSTASIKTDRTDEVTLAPQASAVSQTAVPAAEEVQSVHHHAPPAQQPISPQEKQELEQLLSGLEGPMHRQGYPSTPTSAVGGVLHLVPAQVHVNGHGSIDRETDILDDELPISQEGNSVDSLGTFSSTEGRATPADLYYQPQSLVNGQDHVAYLERSVPEKPLEAARTHGAKSNKPVALMQSSLNHSQSFGAEPISLPQAPTRTTSSREAVQRGLVWQQFGVPEEPVTEGLTFSPPPAAAGMPSHHSLPQFPHRHSASQHEIEQSIETLNLLMMNLEPGRPLVPKSQSAPLRENNLVVTTQPSFSQSQPRPSSKVDATSHAHFSGPSLVSCSSKAHVSPGKPSTPDVCYTSERAGSSLSQHASPSVVGHFQLKPINNYPPSTSSQSGEVSEPQRPPPPRDSEQDEVFNVEGLVAQRVAEFSARVQSVLPSMSSSQSEHHRSHSFSGVQARSVSPDDPATLPRHRICSEGQQQSASDDDPSVDAPLRSPVRCVSPEFANAIAMNPGGRPKERNMHSYREAFEEMEGGTISPTPIVGGRSPPGLAKTPLSALGLKPHNPAEILLNQTGSAPRSYVESVARAAGGEHSTSPRSLSPSGETTAQQRSPSPTSHPLNQPLSSSSPIQSSLGVSTPSQPTTDSGFRSHATESAYPTPTPSYQALNTPTSSYLDSISPTSSYLGPNALLGSYMATDSGPLTPEASQTMLSRPRSPQHRTNAPGSTYNPLLQPRPCAVPEASITAQLTSPANGFDVATLGVGGSPVLGRRPSQGAQSSPVLSRQASLGQGSQRSPVLSRQPSITHSQGSPVLGPHPSVSQVSQRSPSLDRHPMHSGYTTPDERHGNLSRQSSSSGYQGPPTPSFPISPASYQDGGMMGMGAGFRQGSPAPGFQPQLPEKRRMSSGDRPNGGVSHGTLNGKMMSPMSGGGNPGYFHTLSDFSRFNMSDGSPESRLNVKFVQDTSKFWYKPDISREQAIGLLREREPGAFVIRDSHSFRGAYGLAMKVASPPPTAHQSKKGDVTNELVRHFLIESSPKGVKLKGCPNEPYFGCLSALVYQHAITPLALPCKLLIPTTDLTEEVPEVAAPNPLAERLKQGADTHVIPVQRAPADSHACNVLYINSVDMESLTGPQAVAKAISETLAAASPAVATVVHFKVSSQGITLTDNQRKLFFRRHYPTNTVTFCDTDPQDRKWSKPEGGTAKLFGFVARKQGSTTDNVSHLFAEMDPDQPASAIVNFVLKMIASHKR
- the tns1b gene encoding tensin-1 isoform X2 — protein: MGLDVRARMGCTVSFICCEEDFLQMPGFQHEEKEKNEGPNRPEELEALHSHTFRVKTFKKAKPCGACQQTISQDGLICRVCRVACHKKCEVKVSSSCVPATNYELAPSSDLPLKHLDTMGSTKSSKSMESRRRPSRSTSLLQALDESYELDLIYITERIISVSFPGSVEEQSYAANLREVASMLRSKHGHSYLLFNLSEKRYDISEHNPKVLDFGWPDHHAPALDKICSICKAMDTWLSADSHNVVVIHNKGNRGRTGVVVAAYMHYSNISASADQALDRFAMKRFYEDKVLPVGQPSQKRYVEYFSGLLSGHIKINNKPLFLHHVILHGIPNFESKGGCRPFLKIYQAMQPVYTSGIYNVQGDSQTSICITIEPGLLLKGDILLKCYHKRYRSPCRDVIFRVQFHTCAVHDLGIVFGKDELDETFKDDRFPEYGKVEFIFSFGPEKIHGVDQLENGPSVSVDYNTQDPLIRWDSYENFNQNCEDTTDEVIHTEGPLDGSLYAKVRKKECVEGSGTANGLPPTAADHALPAVDHALSVSSDSGNSTASIKTDRTDEVTLAPQASAVSQTAVPAAEEVQSVHHHAPPAQQPISPQEKQELEQLLSGLEGPMHRQGYPSTPTSAVGGVLHLVPAQVHVNGHGSIDRETDILDDELPISQEGNSVDSLGTFSSTEGRATPADLYYQPQSLVNGQDHVAYLERSVPEKPLEAARTHGAKSNKPVALMQSSLNHSQSFGAEPISLPQAPTRTTSSREAVQRGLVWQQFGVPEEPVTEGLTFSPPPAAAGMPSHHSLPQFPHRHSASQHEIEQSIETLNLLMMNLEPGRPLVPKSQSAPLRENNLVVTTQPSFSQSQPRPSSKVDATSHAHFSGPSLVSCSSKAHVSPGKPSTPDVCYTSERAGSSLSQHASPSVVGHFQLKPINNYPPSTSSQSGEVSEPQRPPPPRDSEQDEVFNVEGLVAQRVAEFSARVQSVLPSMSSSQSEHHRSHSFSGVQARSVSPDDPATLPRHRICSEGQQQSASDDDPSVDAPLRSPVRCVSPEFANAIAMNPGGRPKERNMHSYREAFEEMEGGTISPTPIVGGEVFPQTPAFPISPQTPYFNLCRSPPGLAKTPLSALGLKPHNPAEILLNQTGSEDESSESEEAPRSYVESVARAAGGEHSTSPRSLSPSGETTAQQRSPSPTSHPLNQPLSSSSPIQSSLGVSTPSQPTTDSGFRSHATESAYPTPTPSYQALNTPTSSYLDSISPTSSYLGPNALLGSYMATDSGPLTPEASQTMLSRPRSPQHRTNAPGSTYNPLLQPRPCAVPEASITAQLTSPANGFDVATLGVGGSPVLGRRPSQGAQSSPVLSRQASLGQGSQRSPVLSRQPSITHSQGSPVLGPHPSVSQVSQRSPSLDRHPMHSGYTTPDERHGNLSRQSSSSGYQGPPTPSFPISPASYQDGGMMGMGAGFRQGSPAPGFQPQLPEKRRMSSGDRPNGGVSHGTLNGKMMSPMSGGGNPGYFHTLSDFSRFNMSDGSPESRLNVKFVQDTSKFWYKPDISREQAIGLLREREPGAFVIRDSHSFRGAYGLAMKVASPPPTAHQSKKGDVTNELVRHFLIESSPKGVKLKGCPNEPYFGCLSALVYQHAITPLALPCKLLIPTTDLTEEVPEVAAPNPLAERLKQGAVQRAPADSHACNVLYINSVDMESLTGPQAVAKAISETLAAASPAVATVVHFKVSSQGITLTDNQRKLFFRRHYPTNTVTFCDTDPQDRKWSKPEGGTAKLFGFVARKQGSTTDNVSHLFAEMDPDQPASAIVNFVLKMIASHKR